From one Phytohabitans houttuyneae genomic stretch:
- a CDS encoding FtsK/SpoIIIE domain-containing protein, whose protein sequence is MASVRHGIVAGVRRDLAAARGLTRAALGVAEAARDEARHQRDEALAQHSERLAALAEAREAARRDIRAHFEKAAGALTEDLAAVAASCAPGAAGASWRTWRPTEPERGRRPGLFRIGTLGQEPAAATIPALVPLLDLAHLSFTGEPSTVDGVIAGLLLRVLGSTRPGEVRLTVYDPEQLGGSLAGFAPLGNADLLTFVGPGGLTGMLDDLVEQIRRINESVLAGEYASLAELTAATAARRPEPWRLVVLLGDAATAADLSAAQRAQLDRIVRTGVACGVHVLARGLPIEAHPTVEHVAVYGSTAACGTTGDLPVRLDAPPAADRVAAACRELAELLLAGPPPAQFADLAPEKLWTECSATGLAAPLGDGPDSELVEVLLGDDPPHALIGGPSGSGKTNLIYAWLGSLTARYSPDELALYLLDFKEGVSFARFAPGRRDPSWLPQVRLVGVNVNGDREFGLALLRHLGEELRRRAHAAKRHEATKLAELRAEDPSGHWPRIVAVIDEFQVLLAGRDAMATEAVGLLEDLARRGRSQGIHLVLASQDVSGIEALWGRSALVAQFTLRIALPKARRILADTNLAADVIPRFHAVVNADSGVPDANRIVRLPDASDRGAWRALQEKLWHARPEGLDPPRLFDGDAVPPYPEEISADGAVLGETIDVQPRPAVLRLPRAPGRNLAVLGTRVEEACAVLGAAGRSLATMDGAARFSVVCLDDDASPAAGLLHAALPDARWYDLDTAAELLAELAADLDGPPAAVPHYVIGYAWDAAGGQLPHLRTVLSRGPERRVHVLGWWRGVSRLRDDLGGVGARFDAIGAWVALDVHGSELSPLSPQPGGPAWYPRPHRALFFDRAIHRAPEVIIPYEVGAARGAR, encoded by the coding sequence GTGGCTAGCGTTCGGCACGGGATCGTGGCCGGGGTCCGGCGGGACCTGGCGGCGGCGCGTGGGCTGACCCGCGCGGCCCTTGGCGTCGCCGAGGCGGCCCGCGACGAGGCGCGGCACCAGCGGGACGAGGCGCTCGCACAGCACAGCGAGCGACTGGCCGCCCTCGCCGAGGCACGCGAGGCGGCGCGCCGCGACATCCGGGCCCACTTCGAAAAGGCGGCGGGCGCGCTCACCGAGGATCTGGCCGCCGTTGCCGCGTCGTGCGCGCCAGGTGCGGCGGGCGCGTCGTGGCGCACCTGGCGCCCCACCGAGCCCGAGCGCGGGCGGCGCCCCGGCCTGTTTCGGATCGGCACGCTCGGGCAGGAGCCGGCCGCGGCCACGATCCCCGCGCTGGTGCCCCTGCTCGACCTTGCCCACCTCTCCTTCACCGGCGAGCCATCCACTGTGGACGGCGTGATCGCCGGCCTGCTACTGCGGGTGCTGGGCAGCACGCGCCCGGGCGAGGTACGCCTCACCGTCTACGACCCCGAGCAGCTCGGCGGAAGCTTGGCCGGATTCGCGCCGCTGGGCAACGCCGACCTGCTCACCTTCGTGGGGCCGGGCGGGCTCACCGGGATGCTCGACGACCTCGTGGAGCAGATCCGCCGGATCAACGAGAGCGTGCTGGCCGGCGAGTACGCGTCGCTGGCCGAGCTGACCGCCGCCACCGCCGCCCGCCGGCCCGAGCCGTGGCGGCTCGTGGTGCTGCTCGGCGACGCCGCCACGGCTGCCGACCTCAGCGCGGCCCAGCGCGCGCAGTTGGACCGCATCGTGCGGACGGGCGTGGCGTGCGGGGTACACGTGCTCGCCCGCGGGCTGCCGATCGAGGCGCACCCCACTGTGGAGCACGTCGCCGTCTACGGGAGCACCGCCGCCTGCGGTACCACCGGCGACCTCCCGGTGCGACTCGACGCGCCACCGGCCGCCGACCGCGTCGCCGCCGCCTGCCGGGAGCTGGCCGAGCTGCTGCTGGCCGGGCCGCCGCCAGCGCAGTTCGCCGACCTGGCGCCGGAGAAGCTCTGGACCGAGTGCTCGGCTACCGGCCTCGCCGCCCCGCTCGGCGACGGGCCGGACAGCGAGCTCGTCGAGGTGCTGCTCGGCGACGACCCGCCGCACGCGTTGATCGGCGGGCCGTCCGGCTCCGGCAAGACCAACCTCATCTACGCCTGGCTCGGCTCGCTGACCGCCCGGTACTCCCCCGACGAGCTGGCGCTCTACCTGCTCGATTTCAAGGAGGGCGTCTCCTTCGCGCGCTTCGCGCCGGGGCGGCGGGACCCGAGCTGGCTGCCACAGGTACGCCTCGTGGGCGTCAACGTCAACGGCGACCGCGAGTTCGGCCTCGCGCTGCTGCGGCACCTCGGCGAGGAGCTGCGCCGCCGGGCGCACGCCGCCAAGCGCCACGAGGCCACCAAGCTCGCCGAGCTGCGCGCCGAGGACCCGAGCGGGCACTGGCCGCGCATCGTCGCGGTGATCGACGAGTTTCAGGTGCTGCTGGCCGGCCGCGACGCGATGGCCACCGAGGCGGTCGGCTTGCTGGAGGACCTGGCCCGGCGGGGCCGCTCGCAGGGCATCCACCTGGTGCTCGCCTCGCAGGACGTCTCCGGCATCGAGGCGCTGTGGGGGCGGTCGGCGCTGGTGGCGCAGTTCACTCTGCGGATCGCGCTGCCCAAGGCGCGCCGGATCCTGGCCGACACCAACCTCGCCGCCGACGTCATCCCCCGCTTCCACGCGGTCGTCAACGCCGACTCCGGCGTCCCCGACGCCAACCGCATCGTGCGCCTGCCGGACGCGAGCGACCGCGGCGCGTGGCGTGCGCTGCAGGAGAAGCTGTGGCACGCCCGCCCCGAGGGCCTCGACCCGCCCCGCCTCTTCGACGGCGACGCGGTACCCCCGTACCCGGAGGAGATCTCGGCGGACGGCGCGGTGCTCGGCGAGACCATCGACGTACAGCCGCGGCCTGCCGTCCTCCGCCTCCCCCGCGCACCCGGCCGCAACCTCGCGGTGCTCGGCACGCGGGTGGAGGAGGCGTGCGCGGTCCTGGGCGCCGCCGGCCGCTCACTGGCCACCATGGACGGTGCGGCGCGGTTCAGCGTGGTGTGCCTCGACGACGACGCCTCCCCGGCGGCCGGGCTGCTGCACGCGGCGCTGCCGGACGCCCGCTGGTACGACCTCGACACCGCCGCCGAGCTGCTCGCCGAGCTGGCCGCCGACCTCGACGGTCCGCCCGCCGCGGTGCCCCACTACGTCATCGGCTACGCCTGGGACGCGGCCGGCGGCCAGCTCCCCCACCTGCGCACGGTGCTGTCCCGCGGTCCCGAGCGGCGGGTACACGTCCTCGGCTGGTGGCGCGGCGTCTCCCGCCTCCGCGACGACCTGGGTGGCGTCGGCGCCCGCTTCGACGCGATCGGCGCGTGGGTCGCCCTCGACGTGCACGGCTCGGAGCTCTCGCCCCTCTCGCCCCAGCCGGGTGGTCCGGCCTGGTACCCCCGACCGCACCGGGCCCTCTTCTTCGACCGGGCCATCCATCGCGCGCCGGAGGTCATCATCCCCTACGAAGTGGGTGCGGCGCGGGGGGCGCGGTGA
- a CDS encoding sugar phosphate isomerase/epimerase family protein, with amino-acid sequence MKIACLEHLLPGARLQDKWEFALRSGYDAIELRGAGAYAFRQRLPELRRAVRDGVVLPVVAVDMRHFFGAFDRELRRDAIDQVKSQLSVMADLGGRGVVTPASRGMFSMQLPPFRPPRTAEGDREVLVEGLTELGRHAEKEGVRLFLEPLNRYEDHMVNRLDRAAELVRAVGAAGLCAGGLGVAVDTFHLNIEEDDPALALRAAGRLVGHVLVADSNGFQPGAGHLDWSSVLRALSGVGYDGFLAVRCRLRGDEVAAVAAIPAFLRSR; translated from the coding sequence GTGAAGATCGCGTGTCTGGAGCACCTCCTGCCCGGCGCCCGGCTGCAGGACAAGTGGGAGTTCGCGCTGCGGTCCGGCTACGACGCGATCGAGCTGCGCGGCGCCGGGGCGTACGCCTTCCGCCAGCGCCTCCCCGAGCTGCGCCGCGCCGTCCGCGACGGGGTGGTGCTGCCCGTGGTCGCCGTGGACATGCGGCACTTCTTCGGCGCCTTCGACCGCGAACTGCGCCGCGACGCGATCGACCAGGTGAAGTCGCAGCTGTCGGTGATGGCCGACCTCGGCGGGCGGGGCGTGGTGACGCCGGCGTCGCGCGGGATGTTCTCGATGCAGCTGCCGCCGTTCCGCCCGCCGCGCACCGCCGAGGGCGACCGCGAAGTGCTCGTGGAAGGGCTCACCGAGCTTGGCCGGCACGCCGAGAAGGAGGGCGTGCGGCTCTTCCTCGAGCCGCTCAACCGGTACGAGGACCACATGGTCAACCGCCTCGACCGGGCCGCCGAGCTGGTCCGCGCGGTCGGCGCCGCGGGGCTGTGCGCGGGCGGGCTGGGTGTGGCCGTGGACACGTTCCACCTCAACATCGAGGAGGACGACCCGGCTCTCGCCCTCCGCGCCGCGGGCCGGCTCGTCGGGCACGTGCTGGTTGCCGACTCGAACGGTTTCCAGCCGGGGGCGGGGCATCTGGACTGGTCTTCCGTCCTGCGCGCGCTGTCGGGCGTGGGCTACGACGGGTTTCTCGCCGTCAGGTGCCGCCTCCGCGGCGACGAGGTCGCGGCCGTCGCGGCCATCCCCGCGTTCCTCCGCTCCCGCTGA
- a CDS encoding GntR family transcriptional regulator codes for MFDDRSPIYLQIADKIKEDILSGALGEDEQVMSTNQYASFYRINPATAAKGFQQLVEEGVLYKRRGIGMFVSPDAREKLRTERRERFFEQVVDVMIAEAQVIGIPLDEIVRRIEGAK; via the coding sequence GTGTTTGACGACCGGAGTCCGATCTATCTGCAAATCGCCGACAAGATCAAAGAGGACATCCTGAGCGGGGCACTTGGGGAGGACGAGCAGGTCATGTCCACCAACCAGTACGCGAGCTTCTACCGGATCAACCCCGCCACCGCGGCCAAGGGCTTCCAGCAGCTGGTCGAGGAGGGTGTGCTCTACAAGCGGCGCGGCATCGGCATGTTCGTGAGCCCGGATGCCCGGGAAAAGCTCCGCACGGAGCGGCGCGAGCGCTTCTTCGAGCAGGTCGTCGACGTGATGATCGCCGAGGCCCAGGTCATCGGGATCCCTCTGGACGAGATCGTCCGCCGGATCGAGGGGGCGAAGTGA
- a CDS encoding ATP-binding cassette domain-containing protein, whose amino-acid sequence MTASVEIKDLTIRYGETVAVDGLSVRLDGGKIHGLLGRNGSGKTSVLSAIAAFRRAASGVVLVDGAEPFENAAVTRQVCFVRDRVDAQDTDRVSTVFRMARALRPNWDEEYAQALMARFDIPLKKRIGALSRGAKSAVSVTLGLAARAPLTIFDEAYLGMDAPSRYAFYDELLNDYMAHPRTIIISTHLIEEVGSLFEEVVILDKGRLVAHDETEALRSRGVAVTGPAEAVAAFTEGRTVLGDQRLGGTRSTTIYGQLSDEERASARAAGLELGPVGLQDLFVHLTAEERR is encoded by the coding sequence GTGACTGCCTCCGTCGAGATCAAGGACCTCACGATCCGGTACGGCGAGACGGTCGCCGTCGACGGCCTCTCCGTGCGACTGGATGGCGGCAAGATCCACGGCCTCCTCGGGCGCAACGGCTCGGGCAAGACGAGCGTGCTGTCGGCCATCGCCGCGTTCCGCCGGGCAGCCAGCGGCGTGGTGCTTGTCGATGGCGCGGAGCCTTTCGAAAACGCGGCGGTCACCCGGCAGGTCTGCTTCGTGCGGGACCGGGTGGACGCGCAGGACACCGACCGGGTGAGCACCGTGTTCCGGATGGCTCGTGCGCTGCGTCCCAACTGGGACGAGGAGTACGCGCAGGCTCTGATGGCACGCTTCGACATCCCGCTCAAGAAGCGGATCGGGGCGCTGTCCCGCGGTGCGAAGTCGGCGGTCAGCGTGACGCTCGGCCTGGCCGCGCGGGCACCGTTGACCATCTTCGACGAGGCATACCTCGGGATGGACGCGCCCTCGCGGTACGCGTTCTACGACGAGCTGCTCAACGACTACATGGCTCACCCCCGCACGATCATCATCTCGACGCACCTGATCGAGGAGGTCGGCTCTCTCTTCGAGGAGGTCGTGATCCTCGACAAAGGACGCCTGGTGGCGCACGACGAGACGGAGGCGCTGCGCAGCCGGGGCGTGGCGGTCACCGGGCCGGCGGAGGCGGTGGCGGCGTTCACCGAGGGCCGCACGGTGCTGGGCGACCAGCGGCTGGGCGGCACCCGCTCGACCACCATCTACGGCCAGCTCAGCGACGAGGAGCGGGCGAGCGCCCGCGCGGCCGGTCTCGAGCTGGGCCCGGTCGGACTCCAGGACCTCTTCGTCCACCTGACCGCGGAGGAGCGGCGATGA
- a CDS encoding ABC transporter permease yields MTTAVTRLTIVESKLFVRDTMSVVMGIAFPAVLLLLLGFAIPGFREATDDLNGLRPIDIYVPIVLAMAICTTSVSVLPTYLATYRERGVLRRLATTPVGPVKLLSAQLVVNGVGTLIAIALAVAVGTAAFGVDLPQQVPGFLIALVLGTAAMFAVGLLIAAVAPRAKTATGIGMLVYFPMLFFAGVWTPGPVMPDGLRRVSDFTPLGAASQAMQDSWTGTFPSALHLVVMAAYVAVAGALAARLFRWE; encoded by the coding sequence ATGACCACCGCAGTCACCCGACTGACCATTGTGGAGTCCAAGCTCTTCGTGCGAGACACGATGAGCGTCGTCATGGGCATAGCGTTCCCGGCGGTGCTGCTGCTCCTGCTCGGCTTCGCGATCCCCGGCTTCCGCGAGGCGACCGACGACCTGAACGGGCTGCGGCCGATCGACATCTACGTGCCGATCGTGCTCGCGATGGCAATCTGCACGACGAGCGTGAGCGTGCTCCCGACCTACCTGGCGACATACCGCGAGCGCGGCGTCCTCCGCCGCCTCGCCACCACCCCGGTCGGCCCGGTCAAGCTGCTCAGCGCTCAGCTCGTGGTCAACGGCGTGGGCACGCTGATAGCGATCGCGCTGGCGGTGGCCGTGGGCACGGCAGCCTTCGGCGTCGACCTTCCGCAGCAGGTGCCGGGCTTCCTCATCGCGCTGGTGCTGGGCACGGCCGCGATGTTCGCGGTGGGCCTCCTGATAGCGGCGGTCGCCCCACGCGCGAAGACCGCCACGGGCATCGGCATGCTTGTGTACTTTCCGATGCTCTTCTTCGCCGGCGTGTGGACCCCCGGCCCAGTAATGCCCGACGGCCTGCGCCGCGTGAGCGACTTCACCCCGCTGGGCGCCGCCTCCCAGGCGATGCAGGACTCGTGGACCGGTACCTTCCCGTCCGCACTGCACCTCGTCGTGATGGCCGCGTATGTGGCGGTGGCCGGCGCGCTGGCGGCACGCCTGTTCCGCTGGGAGTGA
- a CDS encoding ATP-binding protein yields MPASASDHRGRRRPRAGSGRRPARQQESARARGPVDRADRRDLGSHVGDAGRRGQRGHRRHAARPAQRRVLAGLAGGRRARRHRGHAGDPPADTWAEGPAAGRPERAARAAGRGHHVRRQVRPGRGQQGAGGRLPGARRRGPPGAGKSTLALHIAHERRHLFPDGELFTTLRGADADPVAPEEVLARFLDRLGVPEDERRGGLDDLAARYRSAVADRQMLIVLDNAHDAAQVRPLLPGGPGCLVIITSRRLIADLPHAVSHPLGGLDHADARELFVRAAGDSRVDDDPAGVDRIVELCGGLPLAVRIAAARLKARPAWSPSHLADRLVDERRRLTELEHEDLAVRSSFEASYRELSEEDRLVFRRAGSHPGRVFGPAAATALAGLDEEVTSASLERLVDMHLVESPAPDRYRLHDLLRLFAMGRLADEEPAYTPASYLDWLAAHVRTEERENVVAGARHAVAAGEYEAAWRIVTATHPLLTDSADHPDRLALWREAAVAAKELGDEARRARALRWVSSATRNAGEVTRALEPAAEAMAIAERLDDRAALAEALTVYGECLRDLSRFDDARAALERAVDLFMELGDVDEEVGARVALGTLFNTMWQPELAAPVLERARELMHSAQDHRRAWTLLGLATAYRFTGRRAEAIALNDEALALARDGNDRFAYGHGLIGRGWLAFDERRYDDATRDMRAALEIFDQIQHGLGVGLAHEAVAEVAYAAGHPTTRSPPATPRSASSSASATGSAAAAPGSCARSP; encoded by the coding sequence CTGCCGGCTTCCGCGTCTGACCACAGGGGACGCAGGCGTCCCCGCGCTGGCAGCGGCCGCCGCCCGGCGAGACAACAGGAGAGTGCGCGTGCGCGAGGGCCGGTCGATCGTGCTGATCGCCGTGACCTCGGGTCTCATGTCGGTGATGCTGGCCGTCGCGGTCAACGTGGCCACCGGCGGCACGCTGCCCGGCCCGCTCAGCGGCGCGTCCTGGCTGGCCTGGCCGGCGGTCGCCGTGCTCGCCGCCATCGCGGTCACGCTGGCGATCCTCCAGCAGACACCTGGGCCGAAGGACCCGCCGCCGGTCGCCCGGAGCGTGCCGCGCGAGCTGCCGGCCGCGGTCACCACGTTCGCCGGCAAGTCCGACCTGGCCGCGGCCAACAGGGTGCTGGCGGACGGCTGCCGGGTGCTCGCCGTCGCGGGCCGCCCGGCGCGGGCAAGTCCACTCTGGCCCTCCACATCGCACACGAGCGCCGGCACCTCTTCCCGGACGGCGAGCTCTTCACCACGCTGCGCGGTGCCGACGCCGACCCCGTGGCGCCGGAGGAGGTGCTCGCCCGCTTCCTCGACCGCCTCGGCGTGCCGGAAGACGAGCGCCGCGGCGGCCTGGACGACCTCGCGGCGCGTTACCGGTCCGCCGTCGCCGACCGCCAGATGCTGATCGTGCTCGACAACGCCCACGACGCCGCACAGGTGCGCCCGCTGCTGCCCGGCGGTCCCGGCTGCCTGGTGATCATCACGAGCCGCCGCCTCATCGCCGACCTGCCGCACGCTGTCTCCCACCCGCTCGGCGGCCTGGACCACGCGGACGCGCGCGAGCTGTTCGTGCGGGCGGCGGGCGACTCCCGCGTCGACGACGACCCGGCGGGCGTCGACCGGATCGTCGAGCTGTGCGGCGGGCTCCCGCTCGCGGTGCGGATCGCGGCCGCCCGGCTCAAGGCCCGGCCCGCCTGGAGCCCGAGCCACCTCGCCGACCGGCTGGTCGACGAGCGGCGCCGGCTCACCGAGCTGGAGCACGAAGACCTCGCGGTGCGTTCGAGCTTCGAGGCGTCGTACCGCGAGCTGTCCGAGGAGGATCGCCTGGTCTTCCGCCGCGCCGGCTCCCACCCCGGGCGGGTCTTCGGCCCGGCCGCGGCGACGGCGCTCGCCGGGCTCGACGAAGAGGTCACCTCGGCGTCGCTGGAGCGGCTTGTCGACATGCACCTTGTCGAGTCGCCGGCGCCCGACCGGTACCGGCTGCACGACCTGCTCCGCCTCTTCGCCATGGGGCGGCTCGCCGACGAGGAGCCGGCGTACACCCCGGCGTCCTATCTGGACTGGCTGGCGGCGCACGTCCGCACCGAGGAGCGGGAAAACGTCGTGGCCGGCGCGCGTCACGCGGTGGCCGCCGGGGAGTACGAGGCGGCGTGGAGGATCGTCACCGCCACGCACCCGCTGCTCACCGACTCGGCCGACCACCCCGACCGGCTCGCGCTGTGGCGGGAGGCGGCGGTTGCCGCCAAGGAGCTGGGCGACGAGGCTCGGCGGGCGCGCGCCTTGCGCTGGGTGTCCTCGGCGACCCGCAACGCCGGCGAGGTGACCCGCGCCTTGGAGCCCGCCGCCGAGGCCATGGCGATCGCCGAGCGGCTGGACGACCGCGCGGCGCTGGCCGAGGCCCTCACGGTGTACGGCGAGTGCCTGCGCGACCTCAGCCGCTTCGATGACGCCCGGGCGGCGCTGGAGCGGGCGGTCGACCTCTTCATGGAGCTGGGCGACGTCGACGAGGAGGTCGGCGCGCGCGTGGCGCTGGGCACGCTCTTCAACACGATGTGGCAGCCCGAGCTGGCCGCGCCCGTGCTGGAGCGGGCCCGCGAGCTGATGCACTCCGCGCAGGACCACCGCCGGGCGTGGACGCTGCTGGGGCTGGCCACGGCGTACCGGTTCACGGGGAGGCGCGCCGAGGCGATCGCGCTCAACGACGAGGCACTGGCGCTGGCTCGCGACGGCAACGACCGCTTCGCGTACGGGCACGGCCTGATCGGGCGCGGCTGGCTCGCATTCGACGAGCGCCGCTACGACGACGCCACCCGCGACATGCGCGCGGCTCTGGAGATCTTCGACCAGATCCAGCACGGCCTCGGCGTCGGCCTGGCACACGAGGCGGTGGCCGAGGTCGCGTACGCCGCCGGCCACCCCACGACACGATCGCCGCCTGCGACGCCGCGATCCGCCAGTTCGAGCGCCTCCGCGACCGGATCCGCAGCGGCCGCTCCCGGCTCCTGCGCGCGCTCGCCCTGA
- a CDS encoding DUF4126 domain-containing protein, translating into MLEVLTGSGLAASAGLNAYIPLLTMGLLSRYTDLIELPSGWSWLSNGWVITILALLLAVEFFADKIPVVDSVNDIVQTVVRPTAGGLAFGAGSSSETVTVSDPGQFFSSNQWVPVAVGVLIALGVHGIKAAARPVINAGTAGVGAPVASTAEDATSVFMSVIAIVLPFLVLFFLVAIVFTFVWLVRRRRERKRERRAARAAGFRV; encoded by the coding sequence GTGTTGGAAGTGCTCACCGGTTCGGGCCTGGCCGCGTCGGCCGGGCTGAACGCGTACATTCCCCTGCTCACGATGGGGCTACTGTCGCGCTACACCGACCTGATCGAGCTGCCCAGCGGCTGGAGCTGGCTGAGCAACGGCTGGGTGATCACGATCCTCGCCCTGCTGCTCGCGGTCGAGTTCTTCGCCGACAAGATCCCCGTGGTCGACAGCGTCAACGACATCGTGCAGACGGTCGTGCGACCCACGGCGGGTGGCCTCGCCTTCGGTGCCGGCTCCAGCTCGGAGACCGTGACCGTGAGCGACCCGGGGCAGTTCTTCTCCTCCAACCAGTGGGTGCCGGTGGCGGTGGGCGTGCTCATCGCGCTCGGCGTGCACGGCATCAAGGCCGCCGCGCGCCCGGTGATCAACGCGGGCACCGCCGGCGTCGGTGCGCCCGTCGCCAGCACCGCGGAAGACGCCACCAGCGTATTCATGTCGGTAATCGCGATCGTGCTGCCGTTCCTGGTGCTCTTCTTCCTCGTCGCGATAGTGTTCACGTTCGTCTGGCTGGTCCGGCGGCGGCGCGAGCGAAAGCGCGAGCGTCGAGCCGCGCGGGCTGCCGGCTTCCGCGTCTGA
- the nucS gene encoding endonuclease NucS codes for MRLVIARCSVDYVGRLSAHLPPATRLLMVKADGSVSIHADDRAYKPLNWMSPPCRLEEAPGVWRVVNKAGEELRITLEEIFQDTSYELGVDPGLQKDGVEAHLQELLAANPTTLGDGYTLVRREYMTAIGPVDLLCRDAAGAAVAIEVKRRGEIDGVEQLTRYLELLNRDPLLTPVAGVFAAQEIKPQARVLAEDRGIRCVVVDYDKLRGIERDELTLF; via the coding sequence GTGCGGTTGGTGATTGCGCGGTGCTCGGTGGACTATGTCGGACGGCTCTCGGCGCACCTGCCGCCGGCGACCAGGCTGCTCATGGTGAAGGCGGACGGGTCGGTCTCGATCCACGCCGACGACCGGGCCTACAAGCCGCTCAACTGGATGAGCCCACCCTGCCGGCTGGAAGAGGCGCCGGGTGTGTGGCGGGTGGTCAACAAGGCCGGCGAGGAGCTGCGCATCACGCTCGAGGAGATCTTTCAGGACACCTCCTACGAGCTGGGGGTGGACCCTGGCCTGCAAAAGGACGGCGTCGAGGCGCACCTGCAGGAGCTGCTGGCGGCCAACCCGACCACGCTGGGCGACGGCTACACGCTGGTGCGTCGCGAGTACATGACGGCGATCGGCCCGGTCGACCTGCTCTGCCGGGACGCCGCCGGCGCGGCCGTCGCCATCGAGGTCAAGCGCCGCGGTGAGATCGACGGTGTCGAGCAGCTGACCCGTTACCTGGAGCTGCTCAACCGCGACCCGCTGCTCACACCCGTGGCCGGGGTCTTCGCTGCGCAGGAGATCAAGCCGCAGGCGCGGGTGCTGGCCGAGGACCGGGGCATCCGGTGCGTGGTCGTCGACTACGACAAGCTGCGCGGCATCGAGCGCGACGAGCTCACGCTCTTCTGA
- a CDS encoding Uma2 family endonuclease: MAPRLEAPGRPWMEADLRAFPRDNHRYEIVDGALHVSAPLDDEHQRLVEHVTADLRTAVPPGWTVAGGVGVHAGDSYLTPDVTVLRPGSPKGGAWVDPSDVALVVEVECPSSRRYDRCVKPGLYADAGIEAFWRIERRGSGAVAHLYNRAAGGHYDLHRSVNPGQCVTAELPYAVQVAPAAWHA, encoded by the coding sequence GTGGCACCCCGACTCGAGGCGCCCGGCCGGCCGTGGATGGAAGCGGACCTGCGCGCTTTTCCTCGCGACAATCACCGGTACGAGATCGTCGACGGCGCGCTCCACGTGAGCGCCCCGCTCGATGACGAGCACCAGCGGCTGGTCGAGCACGTGACCGCCGACCTGCGCACGGCCGTACCGCCGGGGTGGACCGTCGCCGGCGGTGTCGGCGTGCACGCGGGCGACAGCTACCTGACGCCGGACGTCACGGTGCTCCGGCCGGGCAGCCCCAAGGGCGGCGCCTGGGTCGACCCGAGCGACGTCGCGCTGGTGGTCGAGGTGGAGTGCCCGAGCAGCCGCCGCTACGACCGGTGCGTCAAGCCCGGCCTGTACGCGGACGCCGGCATCGAGGCCTTCTGGCGGATCGAGCGCCGGGGCAGCGGCGCGGTGGCACACCTGTACAACCGTGCCGCGGGCGGCCACTACGACCTGCACAGGAGCGTCAACCCTGGTCAGTGCGTGACGGCCGAGCTGCCGTACGCCGTGCAGGTCGCACCGGCGGCGTGGCACGCATAG